GTATCATTATGTAAACACTATAACCACTTACGATAGCTTAGGGACTTCGCATGTTTTGAAACACTATTTCATAAAAACCGATATAAATACTTGGCGTGTTTTTACCCAATTGGATGATAGAGCTGTTACATATAATGATGGAACAAATGAGTATGCAGCTTTGGAATTGAAATTTAATGGAAAAGGAGAACTTACTTCTGCTCAATACATTTCGCAACCTGCAACACAATCTGAAGCAGCTTCAGAAGCTGCTACGGATGATGGGATTTTTTCTGTAACAAATATTCCTGTTTTACCTGGGACTATTTATATTACACAAGATCAAAACGGCAATAGTGTTACTTGGAATGATGATGGCTCAGGGAACATAGTAGATATCCAGACAGGAGAAATAAAAGGGACTATAAGTTACGATGATGGAAAAATAACGATTATTGGTGCTGCTGGTGATGGGAATACTACAGGTACATTAACTGTTAATTATAAAGACTTCAGTGATACAACTACTGCTAATGTTACTGATCTTGGAGCTATTAAAACTTCTACAATTAATTATTCAGACAATACAAGTCGTTTTCTCAATAATGGTGCGACTGATACTGCAATAACTGAAGATTTTAAAAAGCTGACACAACTCGATAGCGAATTCATCTTCTATGCGCAGCAAAATGGTGCGAGTAAGGGTGATTTGATGAGTATCAGTGTAACAGAAGATGGTATCATTAAAGGAACTTATACAAATGGTCAAGTAAAAGATGTAGCAAGACTTGCAGTTGCAACTTTTAAGGATAAAGAGATCTTGGTTCGAAAAGGAGACAATCTGTACTTGCCAAATCAACAGACTTTCACACCGATTATCGTTCCTGGCGGCGTCATCAGTAAGATACGAAGCGGTATGCTTGAGATGAGTAACGTGGATATCTCTCAAGAATTTATCAACCTCATTACTGCACAACGTGCATATCAGGCAAATGCCAAAACGATCACCACATCTGATCAGATACTCCAAACAACGATGGACATCAAACGATAGGGCTTTCTCCCTATCTCACTTTCGATAACATAATATTTGTTTAATCATTAATTTACTATACTTGAATAACTTATTCATCATACAAGGGATCC
The Nitratiruptor sp. SB155-2 genome window above contains:
- a CDS encoding flagellar hook protein FlgE — encoded protein: MLQSFYTGNSGLNANKTWLGVISDNIANVNTNGFKQERVNFSDLVASSLTTYSSSGAPRNKEIGGGAFVAGTIKDFSQGSFKNTNQPLSLALDGEGFFMVKNPSADLTYYTRAGDFRVDANGDVINPAGLKLQGWMLDETGNIAGAMGSINIPNNLDPKNTDKVAFENPANLDAGVDAITKTFDPSDPTTYHYVNTITTYDSLGTSHVLKHYFIKTDINTWRVFTQLDDRAVTYNDGTNEYAALELKFNGKGELTSAQYISQPATQSEAASEAATDDGIFSVTNIPVLPGTIYITQDQNGNSVTWNDDGSGNIVDIQTGEIKGTISYDDGKITIIGAAGDGNTTGTLTVNYKDFSDTTTANVTDLGAIKTSTINYSDNTSRFLNNGATDTAITEDFKKLTQLDSEFIFYAQQNGASKGDLMSISVTEDGIIKGTYTNGQVKDVARLAVATFKDKEILVRKGDNLYLPNQQTFTPIIVPGGVISKIRSGMLEMSNVDISQEFINLITAQRAYQANAKTITTSDQILQTTMDIKR